TCCCACGGCAAGCATGAAACAGTCATGGGTACTAAAGAGAGTTTCGCTGTGTACTCCCTGCAATAATGAACTCACAAACTCGTTTCTCCGCAAGCAACAAGCAGTACTGCAAGGCCACAGCAGAGCCCCATGCCACAACCCCAAACGCAGAGGGTTTCTCACACCAAGAATTCTCCCCATAGCCGAATATTTACTGAAAGCCCAACTTCATTAAGGAGGCCCCATCAGACAAACCCAACCCTTACGTGTTTCCTTTTTGATGAAGCAAGGAGGCTGCTCTTCTCTTTCTGAGTGTATTGTCTCACacggagaaaaaaaatgcattgttttaTTGGTACATGCTTCTTCTAGTCCAGATCTCTGCTACAGGTTAAGTGTATGAGGAAAAATCACAACCAAACATTTCAGCAAACTATCCCCATCTGTGTGACAGTTtgtaaaaaatagtaataaaacaAGGCACAGGTGAAATGAATCTCAAGTCCTAGTGATACAAACTGCAAAATGTAATACTCATTTGCTGTGGATCCACACTTTTTTAAGATTAGAAAGACCGCTTACAAACCTGTTCCTTAACATCTGTGAATAGTGCACAAACTAGCattattgaaagaaaaacaaaaaagattatGCCTTTTGTGCTGTAATAGgattaaactgtttttcaagCTCAGATAGCTGACTCACTATTTTAACTTGCTACCAAGAAAGCATCAAAGTAATTCATGGGATATATAGCAAATACCTACTCTACTCAAAGGATGAATTTTGCAGCACTGTAAAGGTGCAGGCCTGTGCATGCAAGGCGAGCACAAAATAAGCAGATTTGGCTTCTCAAAAAAATTTGGTTTGTACCAATGATTCGGTCACAGAAAAGACACAATTTACCAAATATGGTTCTTACAGTGATCCTGCAGCCTGAGTCTCTTCTTCAGAGTCACTCACTAGACAATAGGTCTGTGTGAACAAACACAGGAATTTATACTAGACCTTTATTAAATCCTCTGTATACATGCCCAACTGTCTGTTCTCACTGCGCTCTTTACAAAATCTCTTAAGCTGTAATTGCTATGCTCTAGCCTCATCTATGTCATCCTCCGTGCTGCACACTCATTGACCAATAATTAGTGACACAAGCTCCTGTAACCTAGGAGATCAGGAGGCAGCATTTTAGATGACTGTTAGAACATTCAGAGACTTCTCCTGATATTTGGATTTTGgctctgtttaatattttaccACATCAGCAGATTCACAGTATGGCTAATTAAAGCTAGATATGGCTGACCTAGTAATACTGCCACCACTACCATACTGCCTTGGTTCCTTAAATTAATGATAAACTTCCAAGACTCCTGCAAAATAGAAAAGCATCATCCTTATTGAGCAAGCGCTGATGCTCATAAAAATAGACTGGCTCACAGTCGCTATATGGACGGGGGAGCTGAGAGCCAGGAATCAAACAGATCAACAGATCTGAGTCCTAGCCTAAAGCCAGATGCCCATTGTTCTGTTTAGGaaattccttctgtttctgttcgGGAGAACCAAAGCTTCCAAAACCATATGCTTTCAATGGTCTGAGAAATCACTCAGCCTAGAGATACAGTTCATAATGATACTGTCAGGGTACCTTGCCTTTGCAGTGTTAATATGTAAGGTGAACACAAATCATGGAAAGACACAGTGTATTGATCCATTTCAGCAATAGGAATAGCAATTGCTAGATGTAAATGGTTTATAGCTCTGTAAAGCATCCCAAATATGCAAAAAGCATTATAAAATCATTCACtattaattatttaaacaaaacactttttctgtaattttgtaTGACTGGAACTATTCTGATGCTTATGCTAATAAATGAATGAATCTACAAGTTCACTACAAAACAGtccagaagtatttttttttaattgaacagAGCTTATACCCCCCACTACATTAAACCACCCTTGTCAGCATGCACTGTACCAACATGTAGCAGTGTCACAGGAAGGGGCCTTAATTTTTGTTGATTAGATTTCCTTCCATGTGGTAGAACTCATTGCAGCAATGCAAGAAAGCCAGACAACGAACAAATGAACATCTGAAGGTAATTTAGCTGCCTATGTGATAAGACTCCTGAACATGATGCAAAACAATGTCAAGCAAAGCACCTTCACTGACAGCAGTTCTGTTACATCAGCCAAATGTTTAGACTGGGCTAAGCCATACCTCTCAAGCTAACTGTCTTCAGTTCAAATCAATATCTATTGTTTATCATGAGAGACATTTTCTGGGCATTTGTGTGCATTATGATCACTTTGCATAGGGCTAAAAGGGAGCTCACTGGAGTTTCAGCAGATTTAGAAATGAAAGTAAGGTGATGAGACACTTTTCTTATCAAGCAGCTATTCGGAAACTCAGCAGTGGGATGAATACTGCCTAAATTGCCCACAATCTACTTTGtcattttattaatgttttaattggCATTTGCAGTTAATAAgtcttttactgttttctctgtattaTTCCTTGCATAAGAataagcacagagcagctgagaCCAGCGTCTATGTAGCACATACTACCTTCAGAGACATTCCACTGTCTAGAGCTGCTTCCAGACAGTCAAGGGAGGAACAGGGAAAGATTAATGAGAATATGAATGAGGAAGATCAATGCCAAATCTGTGTGCAACGCTCACCTTCCCTGAGCATGAGGCAGCTTCTTAACTGCTTCCTGGCATCTGTAAACTGCATGTTCTCCCGAGACGTTAGAAGTTAAACAAATAAAGactagtattttttaattatcccATTGCTCTCACATCTCCTCAAGTACTGACAAATAAGCTTCATGTTGAAAAACGTCTTTCTTGCAGGAGAAGTGGAGGGTGATTGGAGACAAGGGAAGACCACAGGCACAGTTGCACTGAGCTGTGCTACGAAGGAGTTCTAGATCACCCATAGAGCTCCCAGTATATCTCTCTATTTAGGTActgttaaatttaaataaaatcttggTCAGGACAGTGATCAGGACACCATTTCCTAGAGTAAACTTCCTAGATAGTTTCCTAGAGTAAACTTTACTTGTTTTGGCCCTATTATGTCCATTAGCCATTACATTTGGTGTTTATTCACTTCATATCAGACATTCCCCACTTTCACCCCTGGTTAGAACCGCAGTGGTTCATAGACACTCTGTGGTTGCACAAACCACTTCCCTCCCATGTGCAGTGACAGCAGTTGTATTCACAGAAGAGTTCTAGTAGGAACTTCCATGGGTTACAGCTTAATCCCCATTGATTTGTGCCAAAGAAATGCAACGACAGGGCTGTGTCCTTTTTCAAAGACCGCAGTTTTGTCCTGCTCCCATTACTTACTACAAATGGGAAACGCATATTAAACTAAGGCTCCATGCCTTTTGTTAGGCTGGAACAACTGACTTTGCAATTTCATTAACTTGCAACCAGATGAAAGCCACAGTCCTCTGAGACAATTAGAACATAAAGTGCCATCACAGAGCTGGATCCAACTACAGTTAAAGCCTGTGGTGGcatttccattgacttcaacCCCACCCTACAACTCAAGATTGACTGGAAAAGACTTAATAGTACCTTACAAGTTATTCTGACTCTAAAGTGTATTCTGTTCCTACCAGTAGCTGCTGCTTTATTAAACATGCTGACCATCCACCGCCACAATGCAGAGCGATAATGCCACATGTCACAGAAACATGAGGGTATTACTGCTTAAGCTGGCATGTAAAATGACAGTGTGGCGTAATGGTTGAATCGTGCCATCTCAGGCTGCTCCACTGCCCTTCACAAGTAGCCACGCATAGAAAAGAGGTGAAGCTCTAAGAGATGCAAGTAGCAGCCAGCCTGCCGTATGAACCTAGCCTCAGCGCTGCAGTTTTGTGTCCCAAAGCCTAGTGGAGGACACCATTCCCAACCTGTGACTGGCCGTCATGTCTGGTAATAAGCCATAATGTCATGTATTCCAGCTATTTTGGCATTCATATTACAGAATGATAAAATTGATGAACTTGCCACTGGACTAGAAGCAGACACGTCCTCATGAAGCACCAGTCAGCTGAGTGCAACACAACATTTTAGGCTGATCAGTGACAGACTAATTATTGCAATTACAACTGCTGATTATAAGAGGTTTCTGCTCAACAGTACTCAACAGTAACCGCTCTAAGAGGTTTCAGAAATTCACTAGCCCAACCATATAGATTAAATCTCACAAGTTCTGTTAAAACAGTGCTATAGAGACAATGATATGGCTAATCATTCACTGTCTTCATTCCACAACGCAAAGGTCTTCAATCATGCTACCTTCAACTTACCTAGAATGGCGTTTCCTGCACAATCATAGCATCTTCTCCCATGTTTCTTTTTGAGAACACCCAACTTAACAGAACACTCTGCCCATCCAGGTGTGCAAACAGATAGGTAATACATCGAAGTGACAGACGAGTGACCCAGACACACTGAGTAGCACAGCTTCTAAAGGAATTCCTCATGACTGAGCTCCTAACAACATGCACACATGCCTGTCTACCTAATTCCTATTCAGCATCCTGAACTGTatcttgaggggaaaaaaaattatttaaaaaaaaaatctgtcctcCCTGAAGCTcctcttttatttatatattttaaagcaatgtagaaaaaaacattgataCCTCACTGACAAGAGCTTCTGAAGGAAGAGTGTGCTATGGAGCAAACAATGCAGCCAGGAACTGCAAGAAGCCTCAGCCATAAGTTTTGCCATTTTATACTGGACTGTACCAATCATAGACTGAATTCACAGCAAGGTTCTGCTGCCTTCCATCACATAAACCAGGACAGAGGGCTTCCTAGCAAGTGCAAGAACACTTCTATAGCTGGATTTTGGAGGCTGCTAGTGCATTCCTTACAGTGAAAAATTCTCTTCGGGGTTGAAAGATGAGGCACTACACATTCTGTAGTTACTCTACTAATAGGATCCACATCACCAGCAAAAACAAGTACAGGCTGTCTATTTTGTAAGGGTTGAGCAATTCAGATCATAGCTGGACCAACTGGATTTTAGGCTTCTCACTACACTAAATTTCACTGCAGAAGACGGTCAGGAAGAGAGGAGGGTGGAAGCAACAACTGCAGCCACCGATTATTCTTTATCCCACCACTTTAACATTGCTCAACACTTAGACTGATTTAGTTAGTACAACTCTCCAGACCTAAGCAGACACACGCACATTCAGACACAGAAGTAACCTTAAAGACCTGGCAAATGAAAGACtaaacagcacagcagcatgaaaCCTGAATGCCAGGCCAATGCTTGCTCGCTTCTTCCTTTATTGTGACTCATGAGAGCAGCACAAGACAAGCCCAAACCCCACTCGCACCCCACAGAGAATAGCAGCAGGGACACTAACCTCTTCTCTCAATGAATTCTCTCAACTCATGGTAATCATGCCTTCTTTTTTGGCACAGGGGGATAATCTGCATCTCCTCACCATGCCAGTATGGGTGACTGTAGGTTGGGTTGGTGACCTGTGAGAATCTAACAACTGCTTTTATCATCTCATTGTTGCCTTGAAGGATTTTTTAGCTCACAGACCAATGACCCAGGCACACCGGGTAGCATAGCTTCTAAAGACATTCCTCATGACCAAGCTCCTAACAATACACGCAAATGTCACAAAAAGTCAGTAAACACTCTGAAGACTAAAGTGTGCATTCTGGACAGCAATACTGGTAAATTCTGGTTTTAGTAACCACTACAAAAACCCCTAAAATGTTAGCACGTTTCAAAGTtcttactatattttttttaagtctctaGCTCACAAAAtgtctgattaaaaaaaaaagagagataaacCAAGTCCCACCTCTCACACATTGCATTTATTTCGTAACAATAGTCCACACATGCCAAAATCTGTGAGAGAAGGCTTAGAATCCTTCTGCTAGAGCTCTCTTACAAAATTCCTCCCTTGTAGTTTCCTTCTGGACTGAAATTTGCCACCTGGAAACAACCCATGAAAACTGTTTCCAAGCCTCAAGGAACAGAACAGCTCTCTGGGGATGCATAGGGACCAAATACTTTGGTTTATGGCCAACTTCTATGTGGCCTTCTATTAAATCTAGCAGTGTGAACACCTCAGTGGTAAACTCCTCTGTTCCACCATGCAGCACTTGGCACAATGGAGCCCCAAATGATGACCAGAGGCCCTGGGCAACAAAGAGTACAGCAGTTTAGCCTAAGTTGTATATATCTGAACAGACACAGAACAAGAAAGGATGAGGAAGACTTaccccagatttttttttccttctatgaCAGGAAGGTTCTGTGTGTTATATGATGCCACTTACAGAATACAAAGCTATCTTCAGAATATAGAAAGGTATTTTGTAAAAAGTTCAAATGAAATGGAACTTTGATTTCTCCATATGTACAATGACTAATGAAATGCTTTCACTAATGCTCAATGAAAACTGTCACCAATGAAACAGCAACTCTGTTAAAGTAACAAgcttagaaagcagaaaagatgaaTATACTTGGATAATAGATCTTCCAGAGTGCACAGCAGAGGGACACAATCAAACAGCCAGTACAGTTACTATGAATTCACCAGAGATGCTCAGAACAAATGAAATATCTTCAAAAAGCAGATCTGATATAGAGAAGAAGTCatcaaaaatattaaagtgCAGGTATACGGGTGTGGTACAGGGTAGGACTGGCATCGGTCTGTGTGTTTATAGTCTGGGTAACATATGAATTAAACTACTGTGTATGAAATAAACTACACAATATGTAATGCTTTTAGGAAATATGAATGAGAGCCTGGAAACATTTACTCATGTAAGCCATGAGTAGCAATCTTACTCCTAAGTAGAAACCAGTCACACTAGTAAGGATTTAGGCAGTCTGATCCTTCTACTGAAGTATGGACAGTAATAACatgaattattaatttaaaaattattttcattgttatGAAAGAAGTCTAACTCTAAGCTTGTCCATAGCACCTGCTGATTCTTTAGATTGTAAATTCAAGAATGCAAGTTCCCTCAGACTGTTCTTTTGTTGACATGGGTTAATAGcccaatttctttttcaggtgaCACAGACTGTCCTTTAATGAGCATCATTATCCTGCCTTAGTACAACTGAACAACATATATGCCTAATAGCTGTCCTGTGTCAACAAATTTTCTGATTTATCTTGTCATGTATGTGTCCTCTTATCCTACAATAGgcatttcttcattatttaaaataataatacctGCATATTTACTCTACTTGGAGAATACAGAATTAATTTATTCAGGAAGGTGAGCTGGCATTGACAGAGGCTCCAGGAAACTCCAcatgggagagaaaaatattccagttgGGACAGAGAAAGTACGATTCTGGAAAACACAGTTGATGTGCACTATGTGCTACTTGCACAGGACGACAAATAAGATAATCCAGGTCAAGGTTCAGGTGCTTCTgaaatgataaaattaaaaccGGTTAGTGAACACGCTCTGTGCATTTAAGAGACTGACAAGGCATTAGATGCAATGGCAATGTCCTCTCTATCATGTTAACTTGGTCTcccattgattttaattttggcattttgttcttttaagaTATCTTGTCTAAAATTGTACTTTGCAAAACTTAACAGTAAATTATCACGGGTTTGGGATTTGTGTGCGTGTTATACAAATATTCAATTAAATATAACATTGGGCTTCTGCTACCTcatgtgaaaaaaatccatctagAGAAAGTATGCAAGAAttccagggctgcagagctgctttcctcttctttagCTATTAAGGTATTTAACTAACTGCTTGGAATATACTAACTGCGTTCACTGTGACTGAAGGAAGAACTGAATTTATAGAGATTATCAGATAGCTTTACTAAGGTATTCTTATTTTACTGGGATGACCTCTGAAGTCTGACATAGTAGGTTTATTTACAGTGTACTAGATGTCCCAAAAGGCTGTTACTCGTTTTAGGATTGGCTCCTTGTGCCTAATGTCTGCGTTGGTGTTTGTACAGAGTGTTTTAGTTCTTACTGATTTTACCCTCTCTTCTACTCCCCACACTTTGCCaagttactttaaaaacttACAGCTCATTatgagaaatgaaaagttttaaCGCACAGGATCAGGAAAATCCCGACTATATTGCAAACATATCTGATCATTTTGGCAAGACCTGATCTACAAATGCCAATGTACTATCAATATGGCAATGATAGTAGAAACCGAAGAGGTGCAGCTAGTAATCTCGCTCAGTTTTTACCGATACAAATAGAAGGTGAGTTTGCACAAGGGAGGGCTAAATTAGAGCAGTTTCATACATTTTTCGTCAACCGAAGAAAAACTAAGAACTATCACAGCATGTGGTATAAaggtgtgttttccttttgactgTAACACAGGATCTAAAGCATTAAGTAAACACTATCTCAAGTATTTTCCCCAAAACGTTCAAGGATTATTTTCCCATTCTGTTACCAGtacttgaaagaaaaacttaCCAAATGTGTAAGTCTAGTAAAATGATATATAGTTAGGACATGTCTTTCTTGATGCAGAAAGCTGACAGTTGATTTTTCATTACTCTCATTGCAGCAAAGTGCATacatgaactgctccagcatgtcAGAGGGGCCAATTTGAGTGCTGCAGGAAATAACTTGCTCTTGTCTGTTTTATGAAAAGCTGCAAGTTAAATTTTTGAGTTAAAACGTTGAATCTCTCCGACACATGAATACAGCGAAAAATCTGTTGTGAATACCAGTGAAAAGTACAGggaaaaataatggagaaataTTCTTAGTAAAACTTGTCCTTCAGTCTCTTGaacaattgttttcttttcctatggAGGGAAAGCCTAGAGTAAATTAgctgttttcttgtttaatgtgctctaatatgaaaaaaattatagacTTAAATCTTATGTAAAAGCATTCTATTCTCCCTCGAAAGGGCTTGCTTCAAGCTCTTCAttagctgtagagagcagtgaTATATTATTTTTGCATTCCTGTGGACTGCAGCAAATTGTCCCTCTTGGCTGTCATTGTTTCCTATGGAAGCAACAATGGCTTCCATTTATCACAAGCTGACACCACATGGCATGCAAAATTACGTTTCACACTGCAGCATCCAAAGAGATGGTGTAAATACAAACCATTTACATAAAACACCTAGCaaccagcaaaaaaataaaaggacaagTACAACTGGCTTGAAAAATGAAGTACTTTTTCATGAATTACAGTGAGTTCTAACCAGCAGCTCTGAAAGTATTTACTAATGTAAAAATCATCTTACGTAGAATGTATAGAAAGAATCAAGAGGGCTCCAGGGAAGACAGTGAAATTTCACCATAACAAAAAAAGACTCTGATAAACATACAGTTTTCTAGAGACATCAAAGCATAGTGCAGCTGTTAGTACGTCAAAGAAGTATTGTGTTCCCTCCAACAATTCACTGGTGTCAGCTTGTGTTTGGTGTTATTGATATTAGAATAAGCAAATGCAATGGCCTAACAGTGACTCTAGGCTCTGTTTGTTTCAGCTGCTGATGGTGATATCAGTGTCTGCATGTTTTTACATACCGTAGGTAACCCCCTCACTCATCTATCAAAGGCCATTTCATTGCAGGATGCAAAGGACTCCTCCCCAGCAGTGCAGTCAACATCTACCTTGCTTGTCTGAGAAATGCCTGAACTTTTGTGTCCTCTCACAGGAATTCTGGGGTATGCCTTGGCTATTTCTCTGACGTCTGGTTTTGATAAGTGATTTTCAGAGCCTACTGTCTCCTAGGAATTCTGCAGGAAGAGACTGGGTGAGGTCATTCGGCTTTCCACTGAgcttcctttctctgtttttggCCATTCTAGTGAACATGACCCTCTAGCACTCAGGAATATTTCTGTTCCCTTAGGAACTATCGACCACTTGCTGGTTTTATCTCTGCACACACAAAAGCTCCATGTCGCTGGAAGGGGAAACAAGGTTGACATTAACCAGGGGAACATAAGCAGCTCGTAGATGCAGCTGTGAACTGAGTTCATTTATTAGCTCAAGTGCTGGCAAAGCTTACGCTTGTTTCTCGGCCTCTCCACTGGCCACTGGCCTAGGTCCGAATAGCTGAAGGCAATGGAATAATAGCTGGTTTGTCAGCCCATTTTATTCATGAAATGGGGCACGGTAGGAATACTTGGAAAGAAGCAACAAGAAAACGCATCTTATTTTCTGTGGTTCACAACCACTCTGCCTCAGAGAGTGTGTGACTTGCATACAGCTCTTCTGTACGAGACTATTCATATCAGATTTCATTTCTTGCTACATGGGTTGCTATGGATACAATTCTGAACTGCTGCTTTTGTAGGCCAGGAGATTTACGGCTGCATCCTGAATTATTTTGCTCATCAGAGCtacataagattttttttttttaaacagatagaaatgcaaacaaacataCCTTgcatttctcaaaatatttttcacaacTGAACCCCATATTTTGGATCTTCTTTAAGTCTATCAGAGTCTGTGGATCAGTTCCCTATTTATACGAAGCTACTGGTTTATAAGAAACGCATAACCATACATACAAACCCCTAAGAGGCAAGGCCTGGCAAAAGAGTCTGTATCGAAACAGGCCCTCATACATTAGCCCTTGCTCTAATCTTACTCATCCCAGCTTTTTCACACAGAGAGGCAGTCAGGTTCAGTGAAGTCACAGCATAAACAGACTCTTTAGAAATCCAAATCATGTGATTTATGATTAGGTTATTGTTCATCAAAACTACAGGAAGCCTGGGTGCTACAATACACAGGAATCCAAAACAAAGCATGTACAAGTAATACAAAAGAGCACGTCGTTAATATTAACTGCTAACAATTCTAAAGCATCCGACAACAAATCTTCATATAAAACAGACAGTCGGAAGCTCTGGGATAAACGTACTCCTCCACCTTCCTGAATGCTATTAATCATACAGGATGCACATTGTCTTACCTTTCCTTGAATGGGTTCATTAGCAGAGTCTCTGGCATCGTACTGATGGCTAAAGGAGGTCTGTTCCTGTAAAACCTCTGGAAGACCTTCGGACGCCTCTAGGAGTTGCAAACggaattgaaaaatattatatcGTTAGGAAGCACTTGAACTACATGGTCCAGGGTAGCCCACACAAACACGCTACATGCTGCGCAGAAGATAAGTGATAGCTGCTTTTCTTGAACTGCTCAAGTTTCCATGCCAGACAAGTGGAACCACAGCATTTACCACCAGGGGAAGTGGGCACAAAGGAGTCAGATACTCAGCTGTGCTCGCACATGTCAAACATGTCCCTCATGTTTGTGCTCGCACATGTCCCTCAACAAAAACAACAGTTTTGTTGAGGGACAGCATTGCTGAGGTGGCTTCAGAGCAGCGGTTTTACAGGAGTCAAGACGAAGGCCAGGTTGGCACGTTTTGGAGCAGCATTTCAGTGCGATCATTTTTGAAGCACAGGACAGGAAAGTCCTGTCGGATCATTTGGCAGGTGCATGAATACTTCTTACAGTAtgttccttcttgttttctcaTGGACGTTTTACTTCATATTACCTGTCCCCTCTGCAGGACGGTTCAGAAACTGCACCATCAGTACCAG
The nucleotide sequence above comes from Falco biarmicus isolate bFalBia1 chromosome 12, bFalBia1.pri, whole genome shotgun sequence. Encoded proteins:
- the C12H2orf73 gene encoding LOW QUALITY PROTEIN: uncharacterized protein C2orf73 homolog (The sequence of the model RefSeq protein was modified relative to this genomic sequence to represent the inferred CDS: inserted 1 base in 1 codon; substituted 1 base at 1 genomic stop codon) translates to MTGALLAQEIDHSENEMAFDFLGRVPHVSLYSTELQSTHKTNLQKPDCELVLPAEFSQQQPSCGIEASEGLPEVLQEQTSFSHQYDARDSANEPIQGKRHGAFVCAEIKPASXSIVPKGTEIFLSARGSCSLEWPKTEKGSSVESRMTSPSLFLQNSXETVGSENHLSKPDVREIAKAYPRIPVRGHKSSGISQTSKVDVDCTAGEESFASCNEMAFDR